The bacterium genomic sequence TTATCATGGGCATTGTTAATTCTCATCTGATTCTTCATTTTCTCAATATCTTTACGGGCTGGCGCTCCTCCTGGGCGAGTCATGCTGGTAACCTCGATCGCTTCACTAACAAGCGTGCCAATTGCGTTAGAGTTGGCACGCATCTTATCACCGCAACTTATCAGTGCATGCCGAATAGCTTTCCCTTCCGCTCGATTACCTCTAGCCTCCGCCTCAACTGCTTTATAGGTTGCAACCCAAGCGACGGCTCGAGTATTGGTAAAGTGCGGATAGGGGTTGGCTATAAAGGCAGCAATATGCCTGATCGTAGTCTTATCTCCATAAGTTATTTCAGCAAGTCGGCAACTGCCATTGATATAGTCACTACTGTAATCATTCCAATTTGGCTTTTCGGCAGCACGTTTTAGGCATTTAATCGCTTCTGAATCTTGATTAGCGGCGAATAAACATGATGCCCGCATGAATGGGAAGAAGGCATTCTTCGGGTCATAACGTTCCCCCCTTGCCGCAGCCGCATCATAGGCGATTAAGTCTTCAGACTTACTTGGAGGTGGCAATGGCTCTGGCGGATAACCAATAAGAGCATTTTCTTCGTTTCGTTTGAGCCTTACAGCATTTCTACTCATTTCTCTGATTAACGCCGCCTGAGCGGATGGGCTTTGCGGATAGCGCTCAGCCAACTTCTTATATGCTTGAACCAGTCGAAGAGTCTCTCCCGAACTTGCCATTTCGCCTGCATCGACTGCCAAGGCGATTTGGACAGGTACATCGTTTGGGAACTTGCTTGCCGCTTCCTTCATGCGCTTTTTCTGAGCGACACCCCAAGGCTGATCCTTTAAGTTACTTTCCGGCTCTATGCCTGTAATCATTCGAGCGGCGGAGAATTGAACGGGGGTTCTGAAGATCATTTCTAAGTGCAAAAGAAATAATCCGCGTGTCGAGGGACGCATTAATGTCACAATTAGCATAAGAATGCAAAGTCCGGTTACGGTAAATAGATATTTTCTCAAGAAAACTCCACCTCAATTCCATCATTCGTTGTGTTCACTCGGATATCCTTCTAAGGATTGACTTGTCGCCAATCGACTTTGTAGAATAAGTTGCCAATTCGACATCAAGAGTATATTATTCCATATGAGCTTACTCACTGTTAACAACCTGGAGAAATCTTTCGGGGCGGATACCATCCTCGATGGTGTTTCACTGCGTCTGGGTTGGGGGCAGAAGATGGGGCTAATTGGGCGAAATGGCTCCGGCAAGACGACTTTGCTGCGCATTTTAACCGGCCAGATGGAAGCTGATAAGGGCAGAGCCACCTATGCGCGAGGAGTCAGTTTCGGGTATCTAATGCAAGAAGAAGCAGTCGACCCCAATAAAACGGTCATCGAAGAAGCGCAAGAAGCCTTCCAGCATGTACTGGAAATGGAAGGACGGCTACGCGAACTGGAGCAAGCGCTTCCCAACATGACCCACGGGCCGGAACTCGATACTGCGATGGATGAATATGCCCTCCTTCATGAGCGTTTCGATGCGATGAACGGTTACAGCGCTCTGAGGGACGTTCGTAAAGTCTTGATGCGGCTTGGGTTCAAGGAAAATGAACTTGACAAGCCGAATTCAGTGCTTTCGGGTGGAGAACGCACCCGGCTCGCGCTTGCAAGATTACTTCTGCTCTCACCCGACGTTCTGTTTTTAGATGAACCGACTAATCACCTCGACATGGCGGCAACCGAATGGCTAGAGGAGTTCCTCTCATCCTTCGGCGGAGCGCTTCTGCTCGTTGCTCACGACCGTTATTTCCTGGATAAAGTTGTCACTTCGATTGCGGAGCTTGAAAAATCACAGATCAAAGTCTATCCGGGCAACTTTTCGACTTATTGGAACTTAAAACAAGAGCAAGCTGAACACCAATTAGAGATGTATGAGCGTCAACAGGAAGAAATAGCCCGCCTTGAAGAGTATGTTCGGCGCACGATGGGGAACCAAAAAACAGGACAAGCCAAAAGCCGCCTCAAAGCCATCGATCGAATTAAGCAGGAAGGGGTCGATCGGCCGCGTGAAGAAGCTCCCCCTGAATTGAAATTGACCAAAACTGCCCGCAGCGGGAATGATGTTGTCCTTCTAAAAGACCTGACCAAACGCTATGGTGAGCGGACGCTTTTTGAGAAGCTTAACCTGATGGTGCGCTATCGCGATCGCTTGGGTGTGATTGGCCCGAATGGGTCGGGGAAATCAACGCTTATAGAAATCCTTCTAGGCCGCGAAGAACCAACTTCAGGCATTG encodes the following:
- a CDS encoding ABC-F family ATP-binding cassette domain-containing protein, giving the protein MSLLTVNNLEKSFGADTILDGVSLRLGWGQKMGLIGRNGSGKTTLLRILTGQMEADKGRATYARGVSFGYLMQEEAVDPNKTVIEEAQEAFQHVLEMEGRLRELEQALPNMTHGPELDTAMDEYALLHERFDAMNGYSALRDVRKVLMRLGFKENELDKPNSVLSGGERTRLALARLLLLSPDVLFLDEPTNHLDMAATEWLEEFLSSFGGALLLVAHDRYFLDKVVTSIAELEKSQIKVYPGNFSTYWNLKQEQAEHQLEMYERQQEEIARLEEYVRRTMGNQKTGQAKSRLKAIDRIKQEGVDRPREEAPPELKLTKTARSGNDVVLLKDLTKRYGERTLFEKLNLMVRYRDRLGVIGPNGSGKSTLIEILLGREEPTSGIARLGASITMGYFAQDTVDLDPDMTVLDHIYQPFDIKPAEARNFLARFLFTGDDVFRPVALLSGGEKNKLALAQLIMLKPNLLILDEPTNHLDIASREALAKMLREYDGTLILVSHDRYLLDQVTTHTLEFIDGRAELFDGSYAALHLVKEERARKQLALEKKKAKGSPAVTT